In Acidobacteriota bacterium, the DNA window GAGAGCTTCTCGGCCGGGGTGCCATGAGCCGGCGCCGACGAAGACATTGCCTGGCTCCAGGTGGAGGTAGAACGCTGGCGCGTGTGCGTCGCGTCCGGCGCGGTGGCGAAACTGCGCGGATGCGTGGGTCTTGTAGGGGCTCTTGTCCTTTGCGAATCGGACATCCCGATAGATGCGGAACATCGACCCGCCGGACGGCCGGGGGTCGGCAACGAACTCGCCGCTGATCTCCTGCAGCGGATCCGCGATGTCGGAGATGAAACGAAGTAGCGGTTCCTGGACCACTGAACGATACCGCTCCTTGTTGGATTGGAACCACTCCCGCGTGTTGTTCTCCTTGAGCTCCTCGAGGAATTCGAAAAACTCCCTGTCGAAATGCTTTTTCCCGGCCACCAATTCCTCCTCTGCAGGGAATTCCTGCCCTGCTGGCTTCGGATAACAACCTGATTGGATCTCCGCTTCCGAAATGGC includes these proteins:
- a CDS encoding DUF2461 domain-containing protein, with the protein product MAGKKHFDREFFEFLEELKENNTREWFQSNKERYRSVVQEPLLRFISDIADPLQEISGEFVADPRPSGGSMFRIYRDVRFAKDKSPYKTHASAQFRHRAGRDAHAPAFYLHLEPGNVFVGAGSWHPGREALASIRTAIAEKPDEWMAVLEDGTFSKRHRLVGDSLKRAPRGFDPGHPMIDELKRKDFISIEEFSQRTACSAGFIDLVAVSFAAAAPLVRFLTEAVGQEF